A single genomic interval of Rhododendron vialii isolate Sample 1 chromosome 3a, ASM3025357v1 harbors:
- the LOC131320427 gene encoding glycerol-3-phosphate acyltransferase 5-like has product MESVVSELEGTLVKSPDPFSYFMLVAYEASGLIRFALLLILWPFIRLLQLSGMRDAGLKLTIFVATAGLRVSEIESVARAVLPKFYMDDINMEAWGVFSCYEKRVVVTKTPRVMVERFVKEHLRADEVVGSELVVNRFGLATGFVKEDVGSLSDRVAALFGNDGVQASMGLGRPESGSSFLSLCMEESHPPFTNNTTNHHNDHQLLRPLPVIFHDGRLVKRPTPPTALLILLWIPFGIVLATIRISVGLILPMWAIPYYSVIFGGKVIVKGKPPPPPSSTASTSGVLFVCTHRTLMDPVVLSSVLQRRVPAVTYSISRLSEILSPIPTVRLTRVRHVDAERIKRELTRGDLVVCPEGTTCREPFLLRFSALFAELTDRIVPVAMNYRVGFFHATTARGWKGLDPIFFFMNPKPVYEVTFLNQLPHEATCSSGKSPHEVANYVQRILAATLGFECTNFTRKDKYRVLAGNDGTVTYTSNGDRIKKLVNGFKKAVAENFKPFLNSLI; this is encoded by the exons ATGGAGTCGGTTGTTTCGGAGCTCGAAGGAACACTTGTGAAAAGCCCCGACCCTTTCTCCTACTTCATGTTAGTAGCCTACGAGGCGTCGGGTCTGATCCGGTTCGCTCTCTTGCTGATTCTGTGGCCGTTTATTCGACTTCTCCAACTGTCCGGGATGAGGGATGCTGGGCTCAAGTTGACGATTTTTGTGGCGACGGCCGGACTCCGCGTTTCGGAGATTGAGTCGGTGGCTCGAGCGGTGTTGCCCAAGTTTTACATGGATGATATTAACATGGAGGCTTGGGGGGTTTTTAGTTGTTATGAGAAGAGGGTTGTGGTGACTAAAACACCAAGGGTTATGGTGGAGAGGTTTGTGAAGGAGCATTTGAGAGCTGATGAGGTGGTTGGGAGTGAACTTGTAGTGAACCGGTTTGGGCTTGCTACCGGGTTTGTTAAGGAGGATGTGGGTTCGTTGTCAGACCGGGTTGCAGCTTTGTTTGGGAATGATGGCGTTCAAGCTAGTATGGGATTAGGACGGCCTGAGTCCGGTTCTTCATTCTTATCTCTGTGCATG gaagAATCCCACCCACCATTCACAAACAACACAACCAACCACCACAACGACCACCAGCTCCTCCGCCCGCTGCCGGTGATCTTCCACGACGGCCGCCTCGTCAAGCGCCCGACCCCACCAACCGCCCTCCTAATCCTCCTATGGATCCCCTTCGGCATAGTCCTCGCCACCATCCGAATCTCCGTCGGTCTCATCCTCCCGATGTGGGCCATCCCTTACTACTCCGTCATATTCGGCGGCAAGGTCATCGTCAAAGGAaagccgccgccgccaccgtcCTCCACCGCCTCCACCTCTGGCGTCCTCTTCGTGTGCACCCACCGCACCCTAATGGACCCCGTGGTCCTCTCCTCCGTCCTCCAACGTCGCGTCCCGGCCGTCACCTACTCCATTTCCCGGCTCTCCGAGATCCTCTCCCCCATCCCCACCGTCCGATTAACCCGCGTCCGCCACGTGGACGCCGAGAGAATCAAGCGAGAACTCACCCGAGGAGACCTCGTCGTGTGCCCCGAAGGGACCACGTGCAGGGAACCGTTCCTGCTGAGGTTCAGCGCGCTGTTCGCGGAGCTGACGGACCGGATCGTGCCGGTGGCAATGAACTACCGGGTGGGGTTCTTCCACGCGACGACGGCACGCGGGTGGAAGGGCCTCGACccgatcttcttcttcatgaACCCGAAGCCCGTTTACGAGGTAACGTTCTTGAACCAGTTGCCGCATGAAGCCACGTGTTCGTCGGGGAAGAGCCCACACGAGGTTGCCAACTACGTGCAGAGGATCTTGGCGGCGACGCTGGGGTTTGAGTGCACCAATTTTACTAGGAAGGATAAGTACAGAGTGTTGGCCGGGAACGACGGAACGGTGACGTATACCTCCAACGGGGATCGGATCAAGAAGTTGGTAAACGGGTTTAAGAAGGCGGTGGCCGAAAACTTCAAGCCGTTCCTTAATTCGCTAATATGA